ACCGTTCTCCCCGACGCGCAACTCGACGACCGTATCGAAGTTTCTGAGGCTCACTTGGAACCTGTTCTCGCCCACTCTATCGACGTCGTTCAGATGGGTCCAGTCGTCTTCTGGACCCGTCCCGGGAGGTGGGTCGTAGGTCGAATTCGCGTTCCACTGCCACTGGACCGCGCCGTCGCGGTCGATGGCGAACACGCGGTCGTTGCCCATGTCGGCGAGCACCCAGCGCGCCTCGCCGTCCTCGGTATAGCGGTCGACGTCGTGGAGTTCGTGTTCGTGGCGCTCGACGTCGTACCAGCCGTATTGCCAGCCCGTTTCGTTCGTTTCCTGGTTCACGATGCGGACGGTGTTGTGCACACAGCCCTTGGTCCCGTCGTCTCGATAGCGCGCAGGGCACTGCTCGTCGGGCAGGGCGTCCGCACCCGCTATCTGGACGCGATCCGGCCCGAGCGCCTCGACGTCGAAGACGTTCTCCACGGCCGTGTACTCCCAGACCACGGTCCCGTCGGGTGCGAGTTCGAGCGCTCGGCCCTCGTCGTGATAGCCCTGCAACCCGACCAGCGTGTTCCGTTGGGGCGGTTCGTCGTCGACCGTTACCTGTGGTTCGTTCGCGCTCACGAAGCCGACGAGCGCGAGCGCGAGCAGTACTAGACAGAGCGCGGCGAAGGCCGCCGCACGCCGCCTCGATGGCGTTTCGAATCGTCCGCGGAGCCGTGAGAGGGGGCGCACGTCAGGGTGCGTAGTAGTACTCGCCGGCCTGCTTTTGCTCGCGGTCGAGCTGGCTGCCGGGTTTGTTGATGCGCGGGCGGCCGACGCGCTCGTCGCGCCGGAAGGTCACGTCGAGGTCTTCGAGGAAGCGGTTCATCCCCTCGCGCATCCCGACAGGAGGGCTCGCGTGTCCCGACTGGGCGGGTTCGCCGTCGAAGACCAACAATCGGTCGGCGAGCAGGTCGATCATGTAGGTGTCGTGGTCGATGACCAGCGCCGTCGCATCGTGGTTCTCGGCGTACCGGCGGATGGCCGTCGTCGCTTGCACACGCTGCTCGACGTCGATGTGGGCCGACGGCTCGTCGAGCACGTAGAGGTCGGCCTCTTCGGAGAGACAGGCCGCGATGGCGACGCGCTGGCGCTCCCCGCCCGAGAGGTCGGTGAGGTTCTGTTCCATCACGCGGTCGAGCTGGAGGGGTTGGGCGATTTCGGTGTTCCAGTACGAGGAACCGAAGTCGTTCGTGATGGAGGACAGAAAGGCATCGACGCGCATCGGCTGGTCGATGTCGATATACTGTGGCTTGTACGAGACGTCGAGGTCCGTGTCGAGACTCCCCGAATCGGGGGCGAGATTGCCGGCCAGCAGTTCGGCGAACGTCGATTTCCCGATGCCGTTCGGCCCGACGACGCCGAGCACCTCGTTTTCGTGGATGGTGCCGCCCTCGATACTGAGCGAGAACTCGCCGTCGCCGTAGGATTTCTCAATGTCCGGATACTCGACGAGCGGGTCGCCCGCCGCGACGCTGCGGGGGGCGTGTTCCTCGAACTCGATCGCGTTCGGGCGAATCCTCATGTTCTCGTTTTCGAGGTAGCCCGCGAGATACTCGTTGATACCGTTCTTGACCGATTTCGGTGGCGTAATCACGCCGTAGGCTCCGGGTTCGCCGTAGGCGACATGGAGGGAATCGGCGAGCAGGTCGAGGATCGCGAGGTCGTGTTCGACCACGAGCATCGAGCGATCCTTTCCCGTGAGGTCGCCGATGAGCCGCGCGGCGGTCATGCGCTGGCCGATGTCGAGATACGGGGTGATCTCGTCGAGGAAGTAGAAGTCGGCGTCGCGGGCGAGCGTCGCCGCGAGCGCCACCCGTTGAAGTTCGCCGCCCGAAATCGAGTCGATCGGCTGGTCCATCACCGGGCCGATCGAGAGGCGCTCGACGAGCTCGTCGAGCACGCCCCGTTCGTCGGTGCGGGCGAGCAACTCGCGGGTGTTGCCGTCGAAGCGCTTGGGAATTTGATCGACGTACTGTGGCTTTCTGGCGACCGTTATCGCCTCGTCTTGGAGGGCTTCGAGATAGCTCTGGAGTTCGGTGCCACGATACTCGTCCATGACGCTCTCCCAGCCCGCGGGCCCGTCCCACTCGCCGAGGTTGGGGGTGATCTCGTTGGCGAGGATCCGGACCGCGGTCGTCTTGCCGATGCCGTTGGGACCCAAGATTCCTGTCACCTTCCCGTCCTGTGGGGCGGGCAGGCCGTACAGCGCGAAGGAGTTCTCGCCGTAGCGATGCACGGGATCGTCGTCGAGTTCCTGTGGCAGGTTGATGATCTCGATGGCATCGAAGGGACATTTCTCGACGCAGATGCCACAGGTCTCGCCCAGGCAGAGTTCCTCGGAGATGGAGATCTGGTTCGGACCCCCATCATACCTGTCGTCGTCGTAGCGCTCCTCGCGCGTGACGATGCACTCTTCGCCCGTGCGATTGGGCGGGCAGAAGTTCGCACACTCGTAGTTGCAGCGGTCGGGCTGGCAGCGGTCGAGGTCGACCACGGCGATTGAGTCGTCGGCCATCAGAAGCTCGTCTGGGTGGTCAGCAGTATTGCCCACGTCACGAACCACAGCGCGAAGGTCATGAACGCGATGTAGACGTTGTCCTTCATCGAAAAGTCCTCGACGTCGACCCCCAACAGTCGCAGGAGGGGCAACTGGAGGAGGATGACGCCCGCGAGTGGATAGAGTCCGCTCGGATCGGTCGCCCCGCTTGCGATCACAGCGGAGACGAGCGCGGCCGCGATGCCCGAAAGCGACGTGACCGAGGTGACCGTCAGACTCCGGAGATGGTCGGCGCGCGCGTCGGCTGTCTCGGTCGCCATGACTGAGAGTTCGTCCACGCGCTCAAAAACCGTTCGCTCTCCGCGGGCGGTCGCTATCCGCCTCCGATGCCCGATGAAGCCGTGCAGACCGCGGTTTTATGGCCATTGCGCTCGTGGGTTAGGCCGATGAGTGAACCCGACGAAGAGAGCCTCGTAGACCTGCCGCCGAGTGCAAAACTCGTCTTCAAAGTGCTCGAATACAACGGCACGCTCACCCAGAAGGGCATCGTCGAGGAGTCGATGCTGTCGGCGCGCACGGTCCGCTATGCGCTCGAACGGCTGGAGGGCATCGAGGCCATCGACGAGGACGTCTACTTCGCCGACGCCCGTCAGAACCTCTACGAGATAACGGCCGCGCCGACGCCCGATGGCGAGACCGACGCGGCGACGTCCGACGACTGAACGCTATTCGGCCGACTCGATCCGCCGCCGGTTCTCGACGCCCACACGCCCGGAGAGGTCGGCCTGCGGGAAGGGGATGTCGATGCCCGCCTCGTCGAAGCGCTCCTTGACGGCGGTGACGTACTCGCCGCGGACCTTGAGGTAGTCCGCCCGGTTGGGGTCGGCGATCCAAAAGCGCGAGGTCAGCCCCACGTAGGAGTCGGCGAGCGCGCCGCGGTCGGACTCGGACGATTCGGTCATCCGCACCGTCGGCGCGGGGTCGTCGAGGATGTCGGGGTGGGTTTCGGCCTCCTCGACGATGATGTCGGTCGCCGTCTCGACGTCGTCGTCGTAGCCGATGCCGAAGTTGAACTGCAAGCGGAGTTCGTCCTTCGCCACCGGGTTCTTGATAACGTCACCCGTGAGTATCGAGTTCGGCACCGTGAGCAGTTCGTTGTCGAAGGTGCGCACCCGGGTGACGCGGAAGGTGATGTCCTCGACGATGCCGGCGTAGGTGCCGGCGTCCCACTCGATCCAGTCGCCGATGCGGAACGGTCTATCCGTATAGATGAACACCCCGGCGACGAAGTTCGAGATGGAATCTTTCAGGGCAAGACCGACGGCGAGTGTCGCGG
This region of Halococcus sediminicola genomic DNA includes:
- a CDS encoding EMC6-like membrane protein translates to MATETADARADHLRSLTVTSVTSLSGIAAALVSAVIASGATDPSGLYPLAGVILLQLPLLRLLGVDVEDFSMKDNVYIAFMTFALWFVTWAILLTTQTSF
- a CDS encoding ribosome biogenesis/translation initiation ATPase RLI is translated as MADDSIAVVDLDRCQPDRCNYECANFCPPNRTGEECIVTREERYDDDRYDGGPNQISISEELCLGETCGICVEKCPFDAIEIINLPQELDDDPVHRYGENSFALYGLPAPQDGKVTGILGPNGIGKTTAVRILANEITPNLGEWDGPAGWESVMDEYRGTELQSYLEALQDEAITVARKPQYVDQIPKRFDGNTRELLARTDERGVLDELVERLSIGPVMDQPIDSISGGELQRVALAATLARDADFYFLDEITPYLDIGQRMTAARLIGDLTGKDRSMLVVEHDLAILDLLADSLHVAYGEPGAYGVITPPKSVKNGINEYLAGYLENENMRIRPNAIEFEEHAPRSVAAGDPLVEYPDIEKSYGDGEFSLSIEGGTIHENEVLGVVGPNGIGKSTFAELLAGNLAPDSGSLDTDLDVSYKPQYIDIDQPMRVDAFLSSITNDFGSSYWNTEIAQPLQLDRVMEQNLTDLSGGERQRVAIAACLSEEADLYVLDEPSAHIDVEQRVQATTAIRRYAENHDATALVIDHDTYMIDLLADRLLVFDGEPAQSGHASPPVGMREGMNRFLEDLDVTFRRDERVGRPRINKPGSQLDREQKQAGEYYYAP
- a CDS encoding NHL repeat-containing protein, translating into MRPLSRLRGRFETPSRRRAAAFAALCLVLLALALVGFVSANEPQVTVDDEPPQRNTLVGLQGYHDEGRALELAPDGTVVWEYTAVENVFDVEALGPDRVQIAGADALPDEQCPARYRDDGTKGCVHNTVRIVNQETNETGWQYGWYDVERHEHELHDVDRYTEDGEARWVLADMGNDRVFAIDRDGAVQWQWNANSTYDPPPGTGPEDDWTHLNDVDRVGENRFQVSLRNFDTVVELRVGENGTTVEPLVGPNRFTPNGSAGPLFAQHNPDRLADGHLLVADSENDRIVEFDGGKPVWTAGGSARLDWPRDADRLGDGNTLVVDSYNDRIVELDGSGEAVWAVETGRLPYDADRIPQSGSGEGSEDRPTAGAAGFDMGTDETGFIRDALAYGLTLLRYSIPGWVVWVGLLAGGVLCGIGAVVETRRWRRDPRR
- a CDS encoding MarR family transcriptional regulator, with the translated sequence MSEPDEESLVDLPPSAKLVFKVLEYNGTLTQKGIVEESMLSARTVRYALERLEGIEAIDEDVYFADARQNLYEITAAPTPDGETDAATSDD
- a CDS encoding mechanosensitive ion channel family protein — translated: MAVRFADWVGQQAPTETPNGTNVTDVISNPELGPVGEFLHGFGIPYYDVLGALITFFIALFVIYSLGRATVVPFVSRLLNRRGLDAHERRPLVRLMKMVMVFVAIAIAFRIAGYRGLLTSIATIGAAATLAVGLALKDSISNFVAGVFIYTDRPFRIGDWIEWDAGTYAGIVEDITFRVTRVRTFDNELLTVPNSILTGDVIKNPVAKDELRLQFNFGIGYDDDVETATDIIVEEAETHPDILDDPAPTVRMTESSESDRGALADSYVGLTSRFWIADPNRADYLKVRGEYVTAVKERFDEAGIDIPFPQADLSGRVGVENRRRIESAE